Part of the Moorena sp. SIOASIH genome, ACCGCAGTAATTAGCGATCGCTGCATAAACCCATAGTGCAACGGCTCAATTAAAACCTCTAACATATAGCATTTTTAGGTGATTTGTGAACATACTCCTTCAGGAAAGGCAAGAGGCAAGAGGCAAGAGGCAAGAGTTAATCAAGCATAGAATAATTTTCGGTAATATCTTGTGCATTTAAAGTGTATATTAGTGAAATCAAATAAAAAAAATAGAGCCCAGTCCCCTTTTGCCTTTTGCCTTTTGCCTTTTGCCTTTTGCCTTTTGCCTTTTGCCTTTTGCCTTTTGCCTTTTGCCTTTTGCCTTTTGCCTTTTGCCTTTTGCCTTTTGCCTTTTGCCTTTTGCCTTTTGCCTTTTGCCTTTTGCCTTTTGCCTTTTGCCTTTTGCCTTTTGCCTTTTGCCTTTTGCCTTTTGCCTTTTGCCTTTTGCCTTTTGCCTTCTTTCACTTTACAGCAACTGGATCTAACCAAAAAACGACTTGACCACCATAAGCCTGTTGCATATTAGCTGCACTCAATACCTCTTGCCTAGAGCCACTAGCAATTAACTCCCGATTCAACAAAATCAAATCATCAAAATGAGTCATCGCTTCTCCCAAATCATGGTGAACTACTAGCACAATTTTTCCGGCATCGGCGAGTTGATGGAGGATAGTAAAAATTACAGCTTCAGTTTTTTTGTCAATACCAGCCATCGGTTCATCAAAACAGAATATATCTGCTTGTTCAGCTAATGCTTTAGCGAGAAAAACCCGTTGCTGCTGTCCTCCCGATAGCTGTCCAATCGGACGATTGCGGTAATCACTCATGCCAACTTGTTCAATTGCATCTGCTGCGATCCGCCGGGATACCGTAGAAAAGCGACGAAACCATCCTGTTTTGCGGACTCTACCCATTAGCACAACATCCCAGACAGTCGCGGGATAAGTCCAGTCAATTTGCGTCCGCTGTGGCATATAAGCCACATTTTCTAACTGTTCTATCAAGGGTTTTCCCTGATACATAGCTTTGCCTGTGGCAGTGGGAACTAACCCCAGCATGGCTTTCATCAAAGTACTTTTCCCTGCACCATTAGGACCAATAATTCCGGTTAATCGTCCTGGTTTGATCTCACAGTTGATATCCCTGAGTGCTTCTACTAGGCGGTAGTGTACACCCAGTTGCCTCAGGGTAATGGTTCCTGTCTGGGACAGATTGCTATATCCAGCTTGGTGTTTCCTCTTAGGAGAAGCAAGGTGATGAACCGAGGCAGCATCTGGCATAGAGGGTTCCGGAAACAAAAAATGAAACAAATATGAAAATAGTTTACCATGAAAAATGAAAAGAATATGATAAGACTTATGCTGCAAACCCAGTTTCTTAGGCATGTAGCGCCTTCATGAGGGGGTTTCCACGCCAGTTGCTCATGGCGCATGGGTCTGTGTGGGTCACCTGCGTCCGCACTGCTGTTTGCCCTGTGGAACGCCAGTCGCTCATGGGGGGAACCCCCAAGACCGGGCTGGATCGCTGTTTCAATCCCCTGAATTCCTTCGTGGGGTATTTTTGAATTTTGAATTGATAATTTTGAATTGGAGCAAAGCGGTTGAGAATAATTACTCAGTCCCAGACTAGAAAGCCCCAATGGTGGCTAACAGTAGTAATCATTTTAGGAGTCTGGATAAGTGGGTGTGATACCACCGGAACAAAGCAGAGTGGTATTGATGGCGATGATAAGCCGAATGTAGTTACCACTAGCACTATCATTACTGACTGGACGAAACAAGTAGGAGGAGATGAAATTGAACTGACGGGTATCCTAAAACCGGGAGCAGATCCCCATGTCTATGAGCCAGTCCCAGCAGATACTATAGCGTTGGAACAAGCAAATCTGATTTTCTACAATGGCTACAATCTAGAACCAGCACTGATTAAGCTGATTAAGTCTGCTGGGGTTAAGGTCAAGAGCTTTGCGGTTGGGGAAGTGGTGTCACCCTTGGATTTTGAATACGAAGGAAAGAAGGAACCGGATCCTCATGTTTGGGGGGATGCTAAAAATGCGATCGCAATGGTCAATGCCATTCGGGATCAGTTGATTGAACTCTCACCAGAGGACAAGGAAGAATTTACCAAGAATGCAGCACAGCTAACTGCTGAATTGAAAAAGCTTGATGGTTGGATTATCCAGCAGATTCAAACTATTCCTCAGAAGCACCGCTACCTAGTCACAACTCATGATGCTTTTCAATATTATGCTCGTGCCTATGGCATACCAGTGGCTGGAACCTTAATTGGCATGAATACTGAGGAACAACCCAGTGCTCAGACTGTCAAGGGTTTGGCAGACGCTATCAAAAAAATTGGGGTTCCGGTGATTTTTGCCGAAACCACGATTAACCCAGCTTTGATCAACACTGTGGCCCAGGAAGCTGGAGTGAAGTTAGCGCCACAAGAATTATACTCTGATTCCTTAGGTGTACCAGGTAGTGAAGCTGATACTTACATTAAAATGTTAATCACTAATACTCACACAGTTGTGGAAGCCTTAGGAGGCAACTATCAAACGTTTAATCCAGTTGAGTAATGTACTTGACTAATGCAGTTTACTATTTGCCAGAGACTTGTTTAAGTTTTCAATCATTTAAGCAATCAATGAACTCTGCTCCACATCTATCATCCTAAAATAAAGTACCTGTTCATTAATTTCAAGATTATTGATCATCTTCACAGTAGCCAGTAAACCTTCACTAATCAGTTCGCTCTTGACTTCACCGTATTCCGTCTGCAAGATAATATTTTTTTCCCGGTCATCATTGGAGACATTATTAGGATCTGTCCAGGTTCCTTCTCCTCCTATTTGGGTTACGGCTACCATGAAGTCTATAACGTGGAATTTATGCTCTGGTACGATCAGCGTCAACAGTTCCCGTTCTACTCGATCAAATCGAACATTGGTATCTTCATCCCCAAAGAGCAGTGCGTAAAATACATCTTTAGCTTCAAGCAAAAGTTCGTTACCCTTACTACTCCTTTCGGTGTTAGTAATTAGGGCTGTCCCTTTTTGAGGGGGATTATTTAGGTATCCTTCTGCTTCAAGTTGCTCCCGATCTAGTCTCTTATACCTCTTGATAATTTGGGCTAGTTTGTCCTCATCAAGCTCTATCTTGGAGATGCGTTCAAGTCTAGCCCGGTGTTTTCTTTCTTTATCTTCTAACGCTAGAGCTAGCTTCTGGGTAGTTGGCGGTTGTATCCCACAGACCAATTGGTTGTCTCGGCTCAAGGTTAATGAGATGATCTGCTCTACTAACCACTCTTTATCCTGGTTCATCAGCATTTTGCGCAACCGCTCACTGAATTCGTCAGATAACTCTGTCTTGATTTGGTCGATTAATTTTTTAAGGGTTGTCACGGTCACTCTCCTTCTATGCTGTAGTCACCCATTTAACTGGCCTATACCAAGTGCCGGTCAAAGTAGTAATTTACTGATAGGATTACCGTTGCTGTTGACTAGTATTTGACTAGTATTTGACTATTAATAGTTAACATTTAACCCTCAACGGTCAACCTTAAACATAGTTACCCCAAGGAATGCAACATGGTATTACTTAATATTTTGGCTTGAAAAATTAGAAATTGGGAATTGGCTGGACAAGATTCAATAGAAGAAATGTGCTATAAGTTACCAAATTACAAAAAACTAAGCTATTAAACCGGTAACTTGTACATTCAAGTATATGGAGCAGATGGAGTAACGGATGGATTAGGGGATGTTTTGACGCTGATTCCCTTAAAACTCTCTTTATTATTGCCTTTTGCCAATAGCCATGCATGCCTTTTGCCTTAAAAGGATAAGCAATGTCGCTCACTCGTAATGAGAATTGCTATAAATACAATGGTCATATCTATCGATTAATTAGGTCTTGCAACCGTTGCTCATCTTTAATCATGTCAAAATCCGCCTCAATATTAATAAGATACTTAAGTCTATCATTCAAACTCATCGCTTGTTCTAGACTGGCAATTGCTGAGTCAATCTCACCGTTTAAGGCATAATAACAAGCTTGGTTGTAGTAAAGATTAGATGAATTTGATTTTAGCTGCCGTACTCTTTCCAAACTGTCCCAGGCTTCTTCATAGCGACCAAGTTTGATCAAGGCATAGGCTCTATGGTTCCAAGCATGATGAAAATCTGGGTTGATCTGAATAACCTGATCATAGGAAATCAGTGCTTCTTCATAGTGTTCCATGTATCTGAGAGTATAACCTTGTCCAAACCAACTCCTAAAGTTGTTCGGATTAATTTTAATCGCCTCGGCATGGGCAGCGAGGGATTCTTCATATCGCTTTAATCTCTGCAGGGCTTGGCCTTTTCCTGACCAAGCCACATCGGAATCTGGCTGGAGCTGAAGCGCTTTTTCATAGGATGCGATCGCATCTTCATAGCGATTTTCAATCCAGAGAGCGTGCCCTTGATTGATATAGTCATCAACCGTTAAATAAAGCTGGGGATTGGCAGACTTTAACGACTCCAGCTGTTTAGTTAGCTCTTCCAGTTTTTGTTGGACTTCTGGAGCAACAAATTCTTCTTGGATAATGGACGGAGTAATTCGAGAAATTTCGTTAAAAATCTGCTCTTTCTCATGTTGAGCAGCCACAACTAGATGCTGGAGTTGAGAAACTAAATCAGATTTAAGGGTTTCCAGCTCCTGCTTGAAAGCTTCAACTTGTCGTTTTAATTCCGTAGTGACTTCAGCATCAATTTGCTCTTTTATTTTTTGTTCAGCTTCTTCTTGGAATTGCTTTTGCGTCTCAGACACTAATTGGTTGATGATGCTACGACGTAGCAAGAGCACTGCCAGACTAGTAACAATAGGCATGGCAATTAGTACTGTAATTAAAAGGTTGAGCAGGTTAATCGTCCAGTCAAAGGTTCGATGAACTTCCGATTGGATATGATTGCGAATTGTATAACTTTTCTCTAGATGATCATTAATTAACCTTTCCACTTCCTCGCGTTGTTGGTTGGACAGTAGTGGAGTCGGTGGTGTAGCGTTAGGAAATGATGAATTAGGTTGAGCAATTGCCCCCTCAACTGATAGCAGTAAAGTAGCCAAAGTAATAGCAAGGTTAGGCTTGATTTTCATAACCACTGATATCAAGTATTGCCAATCCGAATGAACTGTGTTTTCATAATTGAGCGACAAGTAATGTAAGCATTCAGCCGTCAGCCTAAGGCTCACGCTGCGCGAACAGCCGTCAGCCGTCAGCCGTCAGTGGTCAGTGGTCAGCTTATTTTATTCAAAAGTACCGATTGCGCTACGCGCACGCTGCGCGAACACTAGCGTGGCCATTTCCGTAGCTTGGCCTTTGGCTGATAGCTGATAGCTGATAGCTGATAGCTGATAGCTGATAGCTGATAGCTGAATGCTTACCAAGTAATTACATTTTATATACGAGCGCAAACATTTCGGATGCTAGGCAGTACAATTTGGATCTTATTGATGGGCTTTTTTGGGGGTCAATTTGCCCGTCGGTTGGGAGCACCTCCTTTGATTGGCATGATTGTGGTGGGTATCCTGATCGGACCAGAAGTGGGGGATGCGATCGCACCACAAGTCCTAGTTATTGCTGATGACCTACGCACCTTCGCAGTTATGGTCATTTTAATGCGGGCAGGACTGGGATTGGATATTGAGAAACTCATGGCACAAGGAACTGTTGCGGTAAGGTTAGGCTTTTTGCCCGCCATCACCGAAGCGATCGCAGTAGCTGTTGCTGCCATGATACTGTTTAATTTCGATTTTCCCACTGGATTACTCCTAGGCTGTGTAGTCGGAGCAGAATCCCCCGCCGTGATTGTGCCAGGAATGCTGCGACTCAAGAGTTTAGGCTGGGGCGTAGCTAAAGGGATACCAGATGTGATTCTAACTGGGAGTGCCTTATCCGATGTCCTAGTATTGCTACTCTTCAGTTTGATGGTGAATTTCTTGGCACAGGGAACAATCAACAGTAATGCTCTCCAGTTCCTGCCCCTGCAAGTTCTGATCCAGGTCGCCCTTGGTGTCTTAATTGGATATATCGCTGCTCAGTTAATTATTTTCCTATTAACCAAACAAAAGTGGACCGAAACTATCGTCCAAGATACCTTAATTACCGCAGCACTTGCCTTATTGTTGGTAGTGTTAGCTAAAACTATGCCATACTTTTCTGGCTATTTAGCCACCATGGCAATGGGATTTTTCCTAATAGAATTAGACCCTCCCTTAGCACGACGCTTGCGGGTGGAATTTAACCATCTATGGGTAGTAGCAGAAATTCTTCTATTTGTCTTGATGGGAGCCAGTATTCAACTGCGGGTATTAGAAACAACCCTGTTACCTGGCATTGTAATCCTCGCAATTGGGTTATTTATCGGTCGGATGGTCGGGTGGTATCTCTCCACATTGGGGAGTAATTGGACTTGGCGAGAGAAACTGTTTTTGTTACCCGGAAACTCCGCAAAAGCCACAGTACAAGCAGCGATTGGTGGTATTCCCTTGAGTCAAGGGCTAGAAGGAGGTCAGACAATTTTAGCGATCGCAGCCCTCTCAATTTTGATTACCGCACCCCTAGGGGCTTGGGCAATTCCCACCTTTGCCCCTAAACTCTTATCCCAAGACCCTGTAGACCCCACCAAGGTAAGCGTTGCGTCTCATACTCTCCTACTAGCCGCTGTCGATACCTCTAGTTTAGCCACCCAGGTATTAACTAAAGTAGCAGATTTAGCAAGACGAAGTAATGGGGAAGTTATTGTTTTACATGTGATCACCACATCAAATCAGCCAGAAGTCAAGCAGTTACAGAACCAAACCAAACGCTTGCTCTTGGATATTAGGCATCAGTTTATTACCGTAACCGGTTCGATTCCCGAAGAAATTGTTCGCATAGCCCAAGAGCATCAAGTAACAGATATAGTGATCGGAAAACGGGGACATCAACCCTGGCAGCAAGTGCTGGTCGGTTCCGTATCTCAGGCAGTGTTAGAAACCAGTCCAATTCCAGTAATTTTGGTTGAAGAATTAGAACGAACCAAAGTAACTTATCCTAGCAAATAACAATTATTGTAGTGCTCGAAATGCTATCAGGTGCTAGGCTTTAATAAGGACTAAAACCTAACACCTAAAAGCTAACACCTAAAATCTAACATCTTGCTCTAACCCTAAAAACTAAATTAACAGGGTATTAGTACTTAAGCTATCAGCTATCAGCTAATGCGCGTAGCGCAATCGGTGATTTTGAATAAAATAAGCTGACCGCTGACGGCTGACTGCTGAATACTTACATTAGTACCGCTCCCAATAAGGCTGAAAACCTCGCCGTTTCAGAATATCCACCTCCAGCCGCAGGATGCGATTATCGAGCTTAGAATTAGCTCTCCCTGTAGACTCTTTCTCTTCCGAGTTGAGTCCTTCAAACCGTTGGAGGGCTGTAAACGGAAAATCTTGGGCAACACTTAATTCAGCCAAGTTTTGGCGAGCCGATAAATTCTTTGGCTCCAGTTCTAGTATCTGTTTATAAAACCCCGTTGCCTTAGCATAGTGCTGTTGAGTAAAGCTAATCCCTGCCAATGCTAGTAAGGCACCAATGTTATCAGACTCCCGTTCCAAAATTTCTTCGTAAGCGTTGCTAGCTAATCGCAAATCTCTCAATCCCATAGCCAATTCTCCCTGCACAAAATAGGCATCAATATTATCAGGATTACCGGCAATCCACTCAGCTATTTCAGCTTTAGCTAACTTAGGCTCTCGCTGTGCTAAAACCTGTAGTCGTCGCAATTGTACAGGAGCATTATCTGGTGAGACCTCTAGTAGAGTAATGTACAGGGTTTCTCGTGCTGGGTCAGCAGGCAAAGCACCCACTAAACTCAACAATTCCGGCGGTGGATCAATAGAAGGCTGAGTCTGTAGCCATTGATTGAGTACCCCTTCCGCTTCCTGTTGGTCAATACCTTTAGTTTGATATGCCACACTAGTACGCCCCAGCTGGGCTAATAAATCATTGGGATCGCGAGATACCAGCTGGTCATAGATAACCAGAGCTTTCTGTGGATCACCTTGGGCAATATAGATTCCCGCTAACCCCCGCAAAGCACCATTGAACAAATTATTATTTGGATTACTCTGAATAATTCTCTGATACCGCTGGATACTAGCATTGAGATTTCCCTGGCGACGGTCAATATCTGCTAGCAATAATTCCGTACTCTGGTCAGATCCACCAGTAGACGTTGCCCTGTAACTATCAATCGCACTTGTTGCCTGGGCTAGTCGATTCTGCTTTATCAAAATCTGAGCAACACGGAAATGCAAAAAGGGTACATCTACCCCTGTAGCCAGCAAATCTTGGTAAACACTCAGCAGTTCTGGGTCAGGAGGGTCTAGACGCAACAAAGCTTGGGCTAAATCTCGCTGCTGAGCTGGTTCACTCGGTAGGGTTTGGGTTATCTCAAGCAGCCGCTGTCGCCGTTGAGTTCGGGATAACTGACCCAATTTACCTTCTAGAATAATCTGCTTCACCAACAAGCTTTGGTTATTCGACTTCACCAACAAGCTTTGGTTATTCGACTGCTCCTCGGTCAACTGCTGATAAAGCCGTAGAGCTGATGCCCACTGGCTTGGTACCTCACTCATCACATCAGCCACTTCCCTGACTAAAGCAAAAGATGGCTTTGGTGTTGAGGCCAGTACCTGACGGTAGAGAGTAACCGCGTCTTCGGTTAGGTCAGAGCGACTCTCACGACGACCAATTTCTGAAAGGGCTCGGGCTAAGGGTAAAGCCGCCTCATCCCTCCCTCGCAACGGTTCTAGGACAGACAAAGCTTCTGTCAGTTGCCCAGAGGCTTGATAAGCTTGAGCTAAATCAGCCCGTAGATAGCTATCATTGCCATAGAATTGGGAAAATTGATTCAGCTGAGCTTCCAATACCTTTACCGCCTGAGCAGGATTGCCAGTTTCTCGTAGAGCCAGAGCATAGGCTCCCGCTGCATTTCCCGGAATTGGCTTACCGCTAGCTTGGTAACGATCAAATAGCTCTAGCCCTTGCTGATAGTCACCACTATAGGTATAGATTTGAGCAGCACCAACAATGATTTCTGGTGTCGGATTGCTCTCCAGCACAATTTCATAATCATCTAGGGCTTCCGGAAAACGACCTTGGTAGCCAAGCAGTAAAGCCCGCTGAGCACGAGCACCAGTATCATTAGGAGTTAGGTTTAATAAAGTCGTTAAGGCTTCAATCCCATCCGCCTGCCATTCAGCACGATAACCTCCCAATTCTCCTACCGCTTCCAGAGCCTCTTTATTGTTTGGGTCGATGGCTAGGACTTGTTGATAAGCAGCCCAAGCATCTGCATCTCGCCCTGCTCGCTGATACGCTATCGCTAGACCTAACCTCCCTTCCTTCGATTGGGGAGAGCCTTTTAGAGCTTGTTCAAAGGTTGCGATCGCATTATCCACCCATCCTTTATTTAACAGAGAGTAACCTCGGCGTACTGCAGAAGTAACTTGTGCTTGGAGCGCTGGTACCACCGATTCAACTGGGCTGAAGATTAATACTCCTGCTAACCCAAAAACCATCAAAAAGATCCACCAACGCTGCCAGTGGAAATTTTTTTTGCCAAGAGAATTGTTATTCATTGGTCAAAAGCATGAAGTATGAAGAATGAAGTATGAACTATCAAGGATGAAGGATAAACTATCAAGGATGAACTATCAAGGATGAACTATCAAGGATGAACTATCAAGGATGAATCAGTGTCTATGTTCTATCTATCTCAGCAATTCTATTGGTGAGTAGCTTTACCCATTACTCATTACTCAGCACTGACGCACTCAGCACTGACGCACTCAGCACTGACGCACTCAGCACTCAATCCCAGAGATCACTCACATCAAAATCAGCCCTGACTCGAACACCAAGAATTGTATCTGAAAACTCATCTCGTCCTTGCAAAGTCACACCTGCACGCACATTAGGTGAAACACGCACGTCATAGAACAATTCCCAAACATCTGGTACTTTATTACCTTGGTCCCGGCGCAAGTCATCATTAGACAATTGCCGACCATAGCCAAGCCCTAGTCGGTCATCATCCATAAACAAATCTAAGAGGTTCAGACCGACACTGTAGGTATCCCCGCTTTCATCTAAATCAAGATTTTCGTACCAACCATAGCGCCCAAACAGTCCCATCTTGAGAGCAGGAATATATAGTTCTCCATTAATCCCGTAAGCTTCTTCGCGGTCAGAGGACTTCGGACCAAACTCGTTATCCCCTCGGTTCAAAGAAAAAATTTCCTGGAATCCATCTTTCTGAGCATCCCGAGCCGATAGGTAAGTTCCCCGAATGATTGCTGTACCTACCCGGAAAGCTAGCTCTGAAGAAAACCCATCAAACGCAAAATCATCCAGGTCTCGGTCTGAAGAAAAGCCCGCAGCTCTTACTTCCAGGTTGTCGGTTAAATTCCAGTTGAGCAGCACCCCCGGACGGGACGCTATACCTGCTGCTGCCAGAGCAGGATTCGTCTGAAACACCGGGTTAAAGAAATGGGTCGTACTATCTTTAGCAAAGCTATTGCGGTCAAAATAAGATGTCAAATCCATTAGACCAACCACAAAGCGCAGATTAGAATAGCTAGGCACAGAAGTCGTAAAGTAAAGTTCATTGAGACTTAATCCCGTTTCTTCGGT contains:
- a CDS encoding metal ABC transporter ATP-binding protein; translated protein: MPDAASVHHLASPKRKHQAGYSNLSQTGTITLRQLGVHYRLVEALRDINCEIKPGRLTGIIGPNGAGKSTLMKAMLGLVPTATGKAMYQGKPLIEQLENVAYMPQRTQIDWTYPATVWDVVLMGRVRKTGWFRRFSTVSRRIAADAIEQVGMSDYRNRPIGQLSGGQQQRVFLAKALAEQADIFCFDEPMAGIDKKTEAVIFTILHQLADAGKIVLVVHHDLGEAMTHFDDLILLNRELIASGSRQEVLSAANMQQAYGGQVVFWLDPVAVK
- a CDS encoding zinc ABC transporter substrate-binding protein, with translation MRIITQSQTRKPQWWLTVVIILGVWISGCDTTGTKQSGIDGDDKPNVVTTSTIITDWTKQVGGDEIELTGILKPGADPHVYEPVPADTIALEQANLIFYNGYNLEPALIKLIKSAGVKVKSFAVGEVVSPLDFEYEGKKEPDPHVWGDAKNAIAMVNAIRDQLIELSPEDKEEFTKNAAQLTAELKKLDGWIIQQIQTIPQKHRYLVTTHDAFQYYARAYGIPVAGTLIGMNTEEQPSAQTVKGLADAIKKIGVPVIFAETTINPALINTVAQEAGVKLAPQELYSDSLGVPGSEADTYIKMLITNTHTVVEALGGNYQTFNPVE
- a CDS encoding tetratricopeptide repeat protein; this encodes MKIKPNLAITLATLLLSVEGAIAQPNSSFPNATPPTPLLSNQQREEVERLINDHLEKSYTIRNHIQSEVHRTFDWTINLLNLLITVLIAMPIVTSLAVLLLRRSIINQLVSETQKQFQEEAEQKIKEQIDAEVTTELKRQVEAFKQELETLKSDLVSQLQHLVVAAQHEKEQIFNEISRITPSIIQEEFVAPEVQQKLEELTKQLESLKSANPQLYLTVDDYINQGHALWIENRYEDAIASYEKALQLQPDSDVAWSGKGQALQRLKRYEESLAAHAEAIKINPNNFRSWFGQGYTLRYMEHYEEALISYDQVIQINPDFHHAWNHRAYALIKLGRYEEAWDSLERVRQLKSNSSNLYYNQACYYALNGEIDSAIASLEQAMSLNDRLKYLINIEADFDMIKDEQRLQDLINR
- a CDS encoding cation:proton antiporter, translated to MLGSTIWILLMGFFGGQFARRLGAPPLIGMIVVGILIGPEVGDAIAPQVLVIADDLRTFAVMVILMRAGLGLDIEKLMAQGTVAVRLGFLPAITEAIAVAVAAMILFNFDFPTGLLLGCVVGAESPAVIVPGMLRLKSLGWGVAKGIPDVILTGSALSDVLVLLLFSLMVNFLAQGTINSNALQFLPLQVLIQVALGVLIGYIAAQLIIFLLTKQKWTETIVQDTLITAALALLLVVLAKTMPYFSGYLATMAMGFFLIELDPPLARRLRVEFNHLWVVAEILLFVLMGASIQLRVLETTLLPGIVILAIGLFIGRMVGWYLSTLGSNWTWREKLFLLPGNSAKATVQAAIGGIPLSQGLEGGQTILAIAALSILITAPLGAWAIPTFAPKLLSQDPVDPTKVSVASHTLLLAAVDTSSLATQVLTKVADLARRSNGEVIVLHVITTSNQPEVKQLQNQTKRLLLDIRHQFITVTGSIPEEIVRIAQEHQVTDIVIGKRGHQPWQQVLVGSVSQAVLETSPIPVILVEELERTKVTYPSK
- a CDS encoding tetratricopeptide repeat protein yields the protein MNNNSLGKKNFHWQRWWIFLMVFGLAGVLIFSPVESVVPALQAQVTSAVRRGYSLLNKGWVDNAIATFEQALKGSPQSKEGRLGLAIAYQRAGRDADAWAAYQQVLAIDPNNKEALEAVGELGGYRAEWQADGIEALTTLLNLTPNDTGARAQRALLLGYQGRFPEALDDYEIVLESNPTPEIIVGAAQIYTYSGDYQQGLELFDRYQASGKPIPGNAAGAYALALRETGNPAQAVKVLEAQLNQFSQFYGNDSYLRADLAQAYQASGQLTEALSVLEPLRGRDEAALPLARALSEIGRRESRSDLTEDAVTLYRQVLASTPKPSFALVREVADVMSEVPSQWASALRLYQQLTEEQSNNQSLLVKSNNQSLLVKQIILEGKLGQLSRTQRRQRLLEITQTLPSEPAQQRDLAQALLRLDPPDPELLSVYQDLLATGVDVPFLHFRVAQILIKQNRLAQATSAIDSYRATSTGGSDQSTELLLADIDRRQGNLNASIQRYQRIIQSNPNNNLFNGALRGLAGIYIAQGDPQKALVIYDQLVSRDPNDLLAQLGRTSVAYQTKGIDQQEAEGVLNQWLQTQPSIDPPPELLSLVGALPADPARETLYITLLEVSPDNAPVQLRRLQVLAQREPKLAKAEIAEWIAGNPDNIDAYFVQGELAMGLRDLRLASNAYEEILERESDNIGALLALAGISFTQQHYAKATGFYKQILELEPKNLSARQNLAELSVAQDFPFTALQRFEGLNSEEKESTGRANSKLDNRILRLEVDILKRRGFQPYWERY